The nucleotide window GGATGCTCAAGGAAGAACTGTTGATTTTAAAAATGCAGTCATTATTATGACTAGTAACATCGGTTCTCAGTTCATTTTAGATATCGCTGGAGATGACTCCCGTTATGAAGAGATGCGAACTAGGGTGATGGAAGCGATGCGTACCAGTTTCCGTCCCGAATTCCTGAACCGAATTGATGAAATTATCATCTTCCACGGGTTACAAAAATCTGAACTGCGGAGAATCGTGCAGATTCAGGTGGGAAGATTGGGACAAAGATTGAGCGATCGCAAGATATCCCTCAAGCTTAGTGAAGTAGCTTTAGATTTCCTCGCCGAGGTGGGTTACGATCCTGTTTACGGCGCGCGTCCTTTAAAACGCGCAATTCAACGGGAATTAGAAACCCAAATTGCTAAAGCGATTCTCCGAGGTGAGTTTAATTCGGGAGATACGATCTTTGTAGATGTGGAAAATGAACGTTTGGCTTTCAAGCGTTTACCAGCAGATTTGATTACTGCTTAACTGTTGCTCGAACTGTATCGGAAGTCGTTATGACTTCCGGTACGGTCTTTGGTTCTTTGGTTGAGGACGTAGGAATAGTGAGAGATCAGGGCGAAAGAAAACCCAATCAACAATCAACAATCAACAATCAACAATGCCAATTTATTTCAACTGTCTTAGAGCAGGTATTGTAACTGCTCTAGGTATAATTATCATGATTTAATGTTAAGATATATGAAGTAAAGAAAATAAAATAATTTCTACCAAAATGACTTTTTTGAATCATAAGGAGCCACTTTTTCAGAAAAAACCCCAAGAATTAGACTTTCAAGATCTCTACGGCTCTTTATCTTTCAATTACCAACTTAAAGGCTTAAAGCTGTCATTAGGAACTTATACACGGATTGACCAAGTATTTCTGGTTTGGGGTATCTTGTGTGGAATGATGTTTACTACGGCTCAGTTTTTGCCAATTAGCTGGCAAACTCAAGCAATGGTTTGGTCAATTGTCACCATTGTTGGTACGCTGGCGATGGTTTTGTTAACCCGCTTTTGGGTGAAGGTAGAGCGCCTGGTTTGGGTGCTTTATTTTTGGGTATTATTGATGTTACTAGGTGTAGCGGTCACTGATTTAGCGATTTTCTTAGGTTGGGGTTCAGTGCTGCTAAATTTATGCCCAATGTGGCTAGGAATAACTGGAATTGGCTATTTAGCGACTGGAATAGGTACGCGATCGCGTTCTCTTGGCATTGCGAGCTTGGTTCACTTCATCGCCATTGCATTTCTACCCCAGGTTCCCACTTTGCCATTTTTGACGACAGGGATCGTGATGACTGTCACTTGCTTGGTATTTGCTCAAGTTCAATGGGATATGCGATCGCCCATTGATTATGCCATGCTCACGGTTCAACAGAAACAGTTTAATCAATTACAACATCAATTACGCCAAACTATGTCTATATTAGAGTCGTAATAAGTCATACCATTTTCATTTTGTTGTCCTACATAATTGGTGTGTAGAGACGTTGCAATACAACGTCTCTACTCAATAAATTTGACAGAATTTATCAGATCTTTAGCAGTATTTAAAAAGTTATTGTAGTGGCTAAATTCAGCCCTATAAGTTAAATAATATGCTTGGTTTCCCCGTAAAGTTACTACTAAAAGATATCTCACCTTAATCCCTTCTTCTTCACCTTGATAACAAATAGCTTGAGTTTTTCCGCCACCTAAACTCAAATCTGTTTCACAAGTTGGTAAAAGCTGAAACTTGTCTAAATTCTGGTTAATTCTAGATGTTAAATCGTGGCTATATTCATCTAATAAAATGGGATTTTTCAGAGTTTCTACATTAATAATTACTTGTTCATTAAAAGTATCTTTCGAGCTTTCTTGAGGCGATTCTAAAATATCAACATCTGGAGTCGAAGGATAAGCACCAGGCTGAAGTTTCCAATTTTTCGGATACTTGAGAGAAATTTTGGGATTAAGATCGGGAACTGACCAAGTATATTCATTCAGTTCTACCTTGGGTTTAGGGTTGAGGAAAATGCTGAAAATAGTGCCTAATAATAAGAAGGCGATCGCCCCTCCCAAAAATACTAAATCAAATTTATTGAGCCATATTTTGGGTTTAGTTAAAGTTGATATTTCCTCCAAAGCTTCTACCGCAGAATGATAACGTTGATCGGGATCGTAGCGCACCATTTTCGATAAAATCTGGGCTAACTTAGGACTGACTTTAGCATTTTGCTGCCAAATAATTTCCTGATTATTAGGATCTCTAGGGAGTTTTGCCACCGAAATTCCAGTTAAAGCTTGAATCGCAGTTATTCCCACTGCATAAATATCGCTACTAGCTTGAGGATAGCCCATCGCTTGTTCATCAGGCATATATCCAATCGTCCCGACGGGGACTTTATCTGTATCTAGTAAAGTTTCACTGGCTAAACCTTGAATCTGTTTCACCGCACCAAAATCAATTAAAAATAACTTGCCATCCGATCTTCTTCTGATTAAATTAGAAGGTTTAATATCACGGTGAATAATTTTTTGTTGATGGACAAATGCTAATACTTCGAGGATTTCTTGCAAAAGTTGGATTACTTCTGATTGGGTTAGACTTTTTCGGAAAGCCAACTCAGTTTTACTGAGATCTTCGCCATCAATATATTCTTGCACTAAATAGAATTCCCCATTTTCCATAAAATCAGCTAGTAATCTAGGAATTTGAGGATGTTGTAAGTGATATAAAACTTCAGCTTCTGTTTGAAATAATCTGGTAGTGACAATTACTAATTGCGGGTTAGACAAGTTGACTTTGAGGCGTTTAACTACACACAAAGGTTTACTTCTAATATCTTCATCTTGAGCCAGATAAGTTTCTGCAAACTCACCTCCTCCTAAATAAGAAGTAATCCGGTAGCGTCCTCTAAGTATTTTGCCGATCATGGCATTTTGGGTAGAGGTTAACATTAATTCTACACCTGACGCAGGGGCTGAGCAGAAAGTTGCGCCTGTGCCTCTTTCGTCTTTGGTGACATAATTTTGCCACAGTGCGTAAGTCCTAATTAATTCTCTGTCGCTACCCAAGCCCGCAAAACTTCGGCTACTGTCCAAGCTTGAGCAATGCACCCCCTTGGGTTCAGGGGCGGATCGCCGTCAAAAATCTCGCTGAGGGTGCCTAAACCAGCAGCAGATAGGTGATTTGCCATTGGTGTGAGGAATTGCCGTGCTTGTTGGGGATTCTGGTAAACTCGCAGATGTGCCAAGACAAACGATCCTAATAACCAACCCCAGACAGTACCTTGATGATAGGCTCCATCGCGCTGATACTGGTTTCCGCCATAGGTTCCCTGGTATTGTGGACTATCGGGGCTGAGCGATCGCAAGCCGTGAGAAGTTAGTAGCACCCTTCCACAAGTATCTACAACCCCTTTTTGTTGCGCTGGTGTCAGGGGACTTTCGGGTAAAGATACAGCAAAAATCTGGTTTGGGCGCAGGGATGGATCGTCACCATCAGGACCATCTAGGACATCATAGCAATAGCCTAAATCCTGATTCCAGAAGCGAGAAAATCTGATGTGGGCGCGTTCGGCGATCGCTTCATACTCTTGATAGGGTTTCGCCAACTGACGGGCAAATTTTGCCATCGTTCGCAAAGCATTATACCATAGAGCATTGACTTCCACTGGCTTGCCAATTCGAGGGGTAACTACCCAATCCCCCACTTTAGCATCCATCCAAGTAAGTTGCACCCCAGGTTCTCCAGCGTAGAGCAAGCCATCAGCAGGATCGAGGTGGATTTGGTAGCGAGTACCCAGGCAATGCCAGTTAATGATGTC belongs to Merismopedia glauca CCAP 1448/3 and includes:
- a CDS encoding serine/threonine-protein kinase, with product MDSSRSFAGLGSDRELIRTYALWQNYVTKDERGTGATFCSAPASGVELMLTSTQNAMIGKILRGRYRITSYLGGGEFAETYLAQDEDIRSKPLCVVKRLKVNLSNPQLVIVTTRLFQTEAEVLYHLQHPQIPRLLADFMENGEFYLVQEYIDGEDLSKTELAFRKSLTQSEVIQLLQEILEVLAFVHQQKIIHRDIKPSNLIRRRSDGKLFLIDFGAVKQIQGLASETLLDTDKVPVGTIGYMPDEQAMGYPQASSDIYAVGITAIQALTGISVAKLPRDPNNQEIIWQQNAKVSPKLAQILSKMVRYDPDQRYHSAVEALEEISTLTKPKIWLNKFDLVFLGGAIAFLLLGTIFSIFLNPKPKVELNEYTWSVPDLNPKISLKYPKNWKLQPGAYPSTPDVDILESPQESSKDTFNEQVIINVETLKNPILLDEYSHDLTSRINQNLDKFQLLPTCETDLSLGGGKTQAICYQGEEEGIKVRYLLVVTLRGNQAYYLTYRAEFSHYNNFLNTAKDLINSVKFIE